DNA sequence from the Manihot esculenta cultivar AM560-2 chromosome 11, M.esculenta_v8, whole genome shotgun sequence genome:
TCTTAGAGTTCATTGACTTCTTGGACGAGCACAATGTAAACTTAACAGATGTTAAAGTATGTATATGGCTATTATCACATTCGATCGTGGGAATTCTATGTAGATAAtaaaatgtgttttttttttttttatgtagaaATGTCCCATGGACGATGACATCCCACCAACCAAAGAAGAAGATCAAAAGCACAAAGTAGAGAGCATGAAGGGTACCCTACAAATTGAAGATGTGAGTGCAAAAGGCGAAACAAATAAGGTCAATGCCAATTCAAATAGTAGTAAGGAAGCAAATGTggacacaaaagaaagaaatgaaGATAATAAGGAGAGTCCCATAGCTAATAGTCCAAGTGCAGTTTTTGATCTGCACAAGCCATTGTCATGCAAATGGAGCACAGGGGCTGGACCTCGTATTGGCTGCGTTAGAGAATACCCTGCATGCCTACAATTACAGGCACTCGAACATGTGAATTTATCACCAAGGCCAAGGTTTGTGGCTGGATCTTTGGCCACATGTGGTCCAATCCCTTCACCAAGACCTAGCCCAAAAGTTCACCTGTCCCCAAGGCTTCCATATTTGGGGCTTACAAGCCCTAGAGTTCAAGCTCCTACTACTAAGTAGACATTCAAAACTCAACTCACATAGGCAAGTTTTTTAGGTTCAAGACATTGTGGCAGGTCTTTTGCCTTTAGGATGAGACTCTATTTCAAGGAAGGTAAACtcacaatagataataattggACTAACCTCCAACACTGagatttttacattttttatgaCCCTCATCATATgggtcttttatttatttatttatttttcttacatGGTTTTGATCGCTATTGTacattaaaacttaaatttaataaaacttcAGAGTAAGGTATTGAGTTTTGACCACATATACACAATGACTTCAGAAAAATTTAAAGgcaatttgaatattttaaaaaagtaagatgatcaaaatttaaatattaatttctataaaatagACATGATTAGTAAATTACTAATCAATTGATTCAAAATTCTAtatattaatgaattaaaatgagaaaataaaatttatgtttttctgTCTAAATAAAATTCTATATGTATATAATTTGGATGAAAAATTAAAAGCCCGATAGATAAGGACTTAATGCATTTGAAATTAAAAGTTCTATGATCGAAATTTTAAGTCAAGAATTTTTTTAAGCTAATTTGGCTATTTTTATCAcggtaaaaataataatttttttaaaatttagtataaATTGTACAATAAAATTAGTgtgatatataatttttaaatcgaaaatgtggaatttaacttaaatctaaaaatataaatcttatactttttaattattaaatcaaatcaaactacctacaattattataaaattataaaagtccATTGGTTATTATAAACTTGACTTTGTTAACCACAAGCACAAAAAGTCCATATATCCGTTACGAAATCTTCCACCTTTTattcaaaagttcaaatttcAAACGGCTCTCTCCTCTAATAACACCTAACACCAACCGCTGAAACCCCAAAATCTCCAACCCAAAACTCTCATTCTCTAGTTAGCTTCTATTGCCAATTTCTGCTTCCAAAACCAGTTTTCTGAAATCCATTTCTGCTTTCAAGGATTGACGAGTGATCTGTTTCCACTAAATGGGCACTTCAGGAAAATGGCTCATGTCTCTAATCACTCTCAAAAAGCTTCCACCGACCGACTTTGTAATCTTCCCTTCACCACACTCATTTATTTTTGTTCTTCTCTGTGCTTAAATTTTCATTTCTCCCTCACACTCTTCACAGGGAAAACAGAGCGACAATAAGGGCAAGAAAAAATGGAGGTTATGGAGGAGCTCATCGGAGGGATCCATACCATCCTCATCGAAGGAATTGAAAAGGGTCCATGTAGCATCGTCGGAGTCTTCCCTTGTCCTTGATCATGAGTTCGCTGCGGCCATGGCTACTGTTGTCAGAGCTCCGCCGAGAGATTTCATGGTCGTCAAGCAAGAATGGGCTGCAATCCGGATTCAAACAGCTTTTCGGGGCTTGTTGGTAATTTGGGTTTCTTTTATTTGGCCATTCCTTGTTCTCTTTAACTTTGAAGTTAATGAATTGGTTTTTTGTCGGTATTTTGCAAGTTTGAAGCTAAGGTTTATTATCGTTTTAGGGTTTGTAGGTCTCTATTTGTAAATTTGTGCTCCAAGAAGTTCCAAAACTAATAGCATTTTAGCAccagttttcaattctcttcaGCTAATTTTGGGTGGTCCCTCAGTGCAGCTGAGCTCATTTGCTCTCTTGAATCGCCTAAATTTTGGTCGTTGTAGGAACTGTTCAGTAGTTGAATGCAGGCCATAGACTGCTAGGTCTTTTAATAGTTGAGTTCAATCATTTTCCAAAAGAACTGATAATTggaaaaacaagaagatgaaaatTTAAGAACTAACAAGTCTTTGGATCGGAACAGATGATTACATTTAAAACTGCTAAGTACATCATTCTTCTGTTTCTTTTCGAAATAATTTCCTAATTTTCTTGAATCACCTTTTATAATGCTCATGCTCATGAATTAGGAAGCTAAGTTATAAAATTAGTACACCCTCAGAATTTAGTTGTTAAGGACTTGTTCAATTTGATTGCATATATGAAATGTCATGGCTACActtcagaattcttttcttgCAAGTGCCACTTTCTTTTGTTTGTGGGGATTTATGTTATTAATTTGCAGGCAAGACGGGCATTGAGGGCCTTGAAAGCAGTGGTGAGGATCCAAGCAATATTTCGTGGTCGGCAGGTCCGAAAGCAGGCTGCTGTAACACTGAGGTGCATGGAAGCCCTTGTCAGGGTTCAAGCTCGAATGAGAGCACAGGGAGCCAGAATGTCTTCAGAAGCACAAGCTTCGCAGAAATTATTGGATGAATACAACAATGTTGATCCCACCAAGCAGGCTGAGGTATTATAATCTGATACTCCAAAATCTATTCCAACTTTCATTGTCAGAATGTTCTTACATCATTGAAAAGGTGATGTTAGTCTGAATAATGCTCTCTCTCAAAATTGTCAGCAAGGATGGTGCGATAGTCTGGGAACTGTGGATGAAGTTAGAGCAAAGTTACAACTGAGGCAAGAAGGAGCCATCAAGAGGGAGAGAGCAATTGCATACGCCCTCTCTCAACAGGTAATGAAGTTCACAAGGCTCACAAGCTAGTTAAGATTGGAATATGTAAACTAGATAAACTTGCATAATAACTCAAGATAATGGTTAAGCTACAagtggttttgatgttttagaggTTTAGAATGCACCTTTTGTTCCTTGCTTTCAGCAATCAAGATCATGTGCAAGCCCAGCTAGAAGAACAAACAAGTCAGCATCAGCTATCAAGAATCAAAAGCTGGATAACAGCAGCCCTGGATGGAGCTGGCTAGAACGGTGGATGGCAGCCAAGCCATGGGAAAACCGACTGATGGAAGAAACTCATACTGTCTTATCAGAGACTTCATTTTCCAGGAAAAGTGAGGATAAAATTGCCAATATCTCTTCATATCCATCGATACATGACTCTGTAAAGGTGATAAGAAACAATGTCTCAACAAGAATTCTTGCTAAGCCTCCTGTGGTCGGTCAGCAGAGTACCCGCTCATCTTCTGCCCCAAGTTCTGAATCCCTGTACGATGAGAGCTCTGATTGCACTTCATCTACAAGTGTTTCTCCAATTCCATTGTCTAGCAACACCATCGTGGTGGACAAAGGAGAAGAGAGTTGTAACCGGAATCCGACTTACATGAATCTCACAGAGTCAACTAAGGCCAAGCAAAAAGGATGCAGGCATGTGATGGAGGATCAGTTTCATATGTTGTCAATGCCACTTTCCAATGGAGACGCCAAGGGCAGTGCTGGTTCCAATCCTTCATTTAAAGTATGCAGGGATCTTTACCCACCAATCCCTTTGGGTAGACATGATGAGCTGAGAAATCGGCGACACTAAGCTCGGATTGGGATAGTTCAGTGATGAGTTCAACTGCTTGTTGCCCTTGACGCCATTCAAGAAGTATCAAAACTAGTTGAGATATATACATATACTTGTAGTATAAATCTTTGGAATGATTGTGATTGTAGAATAGAAACCTGTTAATCAATTTGCATTATGTTTCAGTGAGTGTGTCTGCCAACATCTCATGGTGCCAAAATGTTCTGAAGCAGCTAGTAAAGTAAGATGTGGATTTTTCAAGTACTCGTAGTGAATTTGATGATGAATTGGTGTTTCACTGATACTATGTATGTCACAGTTATGATTCAATCAAGATTGAAGAGGGAACATCTGTTTTCTGAATAATGGAAACACTCAGTACATCTGCTAGGTTTGTGTGATATGAAATCATTATCTCGCACAGACAATGAGTATTAATGTTCTGCCATAGTCCTGCAATATTTGGGTGTTTTCCTACCTTTGTAACACACATTTGCTAGGAAATGCCCTTTCTCGCAGTTTAATGATGAGGTAAATTATACTTCCAtgtctgaaattttaatttaattaacggattaatttttatattttttaaattaaacgcTTCAATTATGAGTTTTAAATTCatacaaattaaaaaacattccatctataattttattagtcttttattaaaagaataataaatatttcaaatatcttaaaaaatttttttttcttccctcGTCAAAAAAAGCTAAGGCTAATTACTCTCCCTCAGCTAAGCCAATGTGGGTGACTTATTACTGaagtattttaagaaaaaaaaataaaaattagttgagaataataagctggattttaaTTAATGTTATAATTGATATATTATCAGAAATTAGAGTGTTTTATTAAATGACAAATGAAGGACGAATAAgttaaaattttgtttaatttgatgataaggcTACAATTGATGTGTAGTTTCtttaatatcttaattttaaaagaacCCCGATGAAGACATTTTAACTTAACGGTAGTTGACGGATGGAAGGATTATAGTTTTGAATGGatgaattatataaaaatttaagttttttattttaaaaatagatattGATCTATTAGATACCGATATATTaagttcattaaattttaataactaaagtataatttatccAACTAGTAATAATATAAAAGATAAACGGTTGTTTAGTCtctctaatttaataaaatgtctACTTTACTTTCTGTGTTTTTTTAAATCTACAATTTAATTcttgataattaaaaaattaaaatttagttccTACCAttagaattaaatttaacttgccgttaatttttatgaaaagaaCTAAAATGCTATTAGTTCCTAATGTTTGAATTAGAGAAAATCAGATGGACTAAACTGCTAAATGCtaaatttattgaatattaTAGAGTTGAGTTCATGATGAACAGTGAACACCATCATCGTGACTCAACTAACGACCAAGTCTGACGGTGGGCCACGTTGACTCGATATCATCGCGCAACGGTCAACGACATGGCTTAGTTAGGTATTGGTAGACACTGAAGGCCGACCAACTCTTGCTCTTTCGTCGGTGTCCATTCCATTTTCTTTGCCTATAAAAATCGAGAGAATATCAATTCCTCTCAATTCTGTCAATTACCataacaggcgttcgtcccgtGAGTCAACGACACTATCTCATATGGATACCATCGATGATAGGATACTACGGTGAAGAGATGTGCAAATCTCGAAATTGACAGCATTGTGAAGGCACGCATGATCTATCGAAATTGCACAATAGCCTTTTTCTGCGATCTCGAAATAACTAGATTCAGCCTACAATTACTATGCACGGGCTCTGCCTTCGCCGAAAATTGGCACACTTCGGCTGTTGGGTCTGTCGCGTTACTGGTTGCCGGTCAATGCTGGGCTTCTCGTGATGGCTGCGATGCCGAATCAACTgtgtaatatttaataaattaacagTTTAATTCATCTAGTTTTCTCTTTGCAGgcggtaaaaattaaaaatattttaatttttttttttataaaaattaatagtaagTGATTGTaagtattaaattataatttttttaattatcaaaaattaaattataaatttttaaaaacataaaaactaaag
Encoded proteins:
- the LOC110626203 gene encoding protein IQ-DOMAIN 6, whose translation is MGTSGKWLMSLITLKKLPPTDFGKQSDNKGKKKWRLWRSSSEGSIPSSSKELKRVHVASSESSLVLDHEFAAAMATVVRAPPRDFMVVKQEWAAIRIQTAFRGLLARRALRALKAVVRIQAIFRGRQVRKQAAVTLRCMEALVRVQARMRAQGARMSSEAQASQKLLDEYNNVDPTKQAEQGWCDSLGTVDEVRAKLQLRQEGAIKRERAIAYALSQQQSRSCASPARRTNKSASAIKNQKLDNSSPGWSWLERWMAAKPWENRLMEETHTVLSETSFSRKSEDKIANISSYPSIHDSVKVIRNNVSTRILAKPPVVGQQSTRSSSAPSSESLYDESSDCTSSTSVSPIPLSSNTIVVDKGEESCNRNPTYMNLTESTKAKQKGCRHVMEDQFHMLSMPLSNGDAKGSAGSNPSFKVCRDLYPPIPLGRHDELRNRRH